The Kordia sp. SMS9 genome window below encodes:
- a CDS encoding PD-(D/E)XK nuclease family protein: MKSFLSHVVHYILEANTDISNLTLVLPSKRAGVFLKHELSQQIQQTSFAPDILSIEELVEQISGYTSVSNTELLFEFYTIYKELTPKDAQEPFDSFSKWAQILLQDFNEIDRYLISHKEIFNYLSAVQRIQQWSPDKEPSDLMNNYLKFWDKLEQYYDALTEKITQKGIAYQGLVYREAVDSLEFYLQKNEKKKHYFIGFNALNTAEEKIIQEFLEVGLAEILWDTDHVFFDDPEHDASLFLRRHRYEWNYFEKHDFSWVADNFSAKKNIEIIGVPKNITQAKYIGEILQTLQREDETLQDVAVVLGDEQLLIPCLNSLPQAIERLNITMGFPLKDIPLATTFNNLYLLQEHQRNDTFYYKNIINVLSDTNLRPLFQQKDKNIAAEIIEYIQSNNIIYVATENIVARFPKALQEIAQLLFTYWNDKPKVAIQNCIKLIRYLKAILIEDREQHLLSLEYLYRFNEVFNQLQLLTKQHNYISDIKSLLALYKEIISTETLDFKGEPLQGLQLMGMLETRVLDFKTVILSSVNEGILPSGKSNNSFIPFDLKKQFNLPTYKEKDAIYTYHFYRLLHRAENVYLLYNTEAEGLGGGERSRFLMQLETYNMPNHTLTQNVVIPKMPKIEHAPQVVQKETSVIDRLKDIANKGFSPSALTSYIRNPIDFYYQKILGINEYEAVEETVAANTLGTVVHDTLELLYKPFEGKIVTTNDIKAMFGNVEELVVRNFKKTYGEGNIHRGKNLIIFNVAKRYVTNFLQQELQTLKSGKTLRILQIEQTLKAKVEIPELDFPVFIGGKVDRVDELDGVMRIIDYKTGKVMQGDVEIVDWDLLTQDYKFSKSFQVLAYAYMMQHEQGLQPETEAGIISFKNLQSGFLKFGTKESSRARTKNQAVTTETLDVFLVELKQLILEICNIDIPFTEKEV; the protein is encoded by the coding sequence ATGAAGTCATTTCTTTCACATGTTGTTCACTACATTTTAGAAGCAAACACCGATATTAGCAATCTTACGTTGGTGTTACCAAGTAAAAGAGCTGGTGTCTTCTTAAAACACGAACTTTCTCAGCAAATTCAACAAACGTCTTTTGCACCTGATATTCTCAGTATTGAAGAATTAGTAGAACAAATTTCTGGCTATACTTCCGTGAGCAATACCGAACTACTATTCGAATTTTATACCATTTACAAGGAGTTAACCCCAAAAGATGCACAAGAACCGTTTGATTCTTTTTCCAAATGGGCACAAATATTATTGCAAGACTTTAATGAAATTGATCGCTATCTCATTTCGCATAAAGAAATTTTCAACTATTTAAGCGCCGTGCAACGCATTCAACAATGGTCGCCAGATAAGGAACCGAGCGATTTGATGAATAATTATTTGAAGTTTTGGGATAAATTAGAGCAATATTACGATGCACTTACTGAAAAAATAACGCAAAAAGGAATTGCCTATCAAGGATTGGTATACAGAGAAGCCGTAGATAGTTTGGAATTTTATCTGCAAAAAAATGAAAAGAAAAAACATTACTTCATTGGATTCAACGCTTTAAATACTGCCGAAGAAAAAATTATTCAAGAGTTTTTAGAAGTCGGTTTGGCAGAAATTTTATGGGATACAGATCATGTTTTCTTTGACGATCCTGAACACGATGCAAGTTTGTTTTTGCGCCGCCATCGCTACGAATGGAATTATTTTGAAAAACATGACTTTTCGTGGGTTGCAGATAACTTTTCAGCCAAGAAAAATATTGAAATTATTGGGGTTCCTAAAAATATTACCCAAGCCAAATACATTGGAGAAATTCTTCAAACCTTACAAAGAGAAGATGAAACGTTGCAAGATGTCGCAGTGGTTTTGGGTGATGAACAATTATTAATTCCGTGTTTAAATTCGCTTCCACAAGCCATAGAACGGCTCAATATTACAATGGGATTTCCGCTAAAAGACATTCCACTCGCCACAACGTTCAACAATTTATATCTGCTGCAAGAACATCAAAGAAACGATACGTTTTACTATAAAAATATCATCAATGTGCTGTCGGACACAAATTTACGACCACTTTTTCAACAAAAAGACAAAAATATAGCCGCAGAAATTATTGAGTATATTCAATCGAACAATATCATTTATGTAGCTACAGAAAATATTGTAGCACGTTTTCCAAAGGCACTTCAAGAAATTGCACAGCTTTTGTTTACCTATTGGAATGACAAACCAAAAGTTGCCATTCAAAATTGTATAAAATTAATTCGTTATTTAAAGGCAATATTGATCGAAGATCGAGAACAACATTTACTCTCACTAGAATATTTGTATCGTTTCAATGAAGTCTTCAATCAATTGCAATTGTTGACCAAACAACACAATTACATCTCAGATATTAAATCTTTATTGGCGTTATACAAAGAAATTATCAGCACAGAAACACTCGATTTTAAAGGCGAACCACTCCAGGGATTGCAATTAATGGGCATGTTAGAAACACGTGTACTCGATTTTAAAACCGTGATTCTTTCCTCAGTAAACGAAGGCATTTTGCCTTCTGGGAAAAGCAACAATTCGTTCATTCCGTTTGACTTGAAAAAACAGTTCAACCTGCCAACATATAAAGAAAAAGACGCCATTTACACCTATCATTTCTATCGATTATTGCACAGAGCGGAAAATGTATATTTACTCTACAACACAGAAGCTGAAGGACTTGGTGGTGGCGAACGCAGTCGTTTTTTAATGCAATTGGAAACGTACAACATGCCAAATCACACTTTAACGCAGAATGTAGTGATTCCGAAAATGCCTAAAATTGAACATGCACCGCAAGTGGTACAAAAAGAAACATCTGTCATTGATCGCCTAAAAGATATAGCCAACAAAGGATTTTCACCTTCTGCGTTGACTTCCTACATTCGAAATCCGATCGATTTTTATTACCAAAAAATATTGGGCATCAACGAGTATGAAGCAGTAGAAGAAACGGTTGCTGCAAACACGCTTGGAACGGTTGTACACGATACCTTAGAGTTATTGTATAAACCATTTGAAGGCAAAATTGTCACGACCAACGACATCAAAGCGATGTTTGGCAATGTAGAAGAATTGGTGGTGAGAAATTTTAAGAAAACCTATGGAGAAGGCAACATTCACCGGGGAAAAAACCTCATCATTTTTAATGTTGCCAAACGCTATGTGACTAACTTTTTACAGCAAGAATTGCAAACCTTGAAAAGTGGAAAAACACTGCGAATTCTTCAAATAGAACAAACCTTAAAAGCAAAAGTAGAAATTCCGGAACTAGATTTTCCTGTATTTATTGGCGGAAAAGTGGATCGTGTAGACGAATTGGACGGCGTCATGCGTATTATAGACTATAAAACGGGAAAAGTAATGCAAGGCGATGTAGAAATTGTCGATTGGGATTTGCTCACACAAGATTATAAATTTAGCAAAAGCTTTCAAGTGTTGGCGTACGCGTATATGATGCAGCATGAACAAGGATTACAGCCAGAAACCGAAGCAGGCATTATATCGTTTAAAAATTTACAAAGCGGATTTTTAAAATTTGGCACGAAAGAATCTTCAAGAGCACGCACCAAAAATCAAGCAGTGACTACAGAAACCTTAGATGTTTTTTTAGTGGAGCTAAAACAGCTCATTCTCGAAATTTGTAACATAGACATTCCATTCACCGAAAAAGAAGTGTAA
- a CDS encoding S9 family peptidase: MIQKLKNTILTRKNDKNILIDYFFKKNDQPKPVVIFCHGYKGFKDWGAWNLVAEAFAAADCFFVKFNFSHNGGTMQQPIDFPDLEAFGENNYSKELNDLHYVINHIISDTFVHSAEANTQYISLIGHSRGGGIVTIKAAEEPKITQLISWAGVCDYATRFPKGKALEDWKNSGVFYVVNGRTKQEMPHFYQFFEDFQSNSTRLNIESAAKNIEIPHLLIHGTTDTAVPVEEAKKIQQWNPKSKLQLIENADHVFGARHPWKETKLPKDLQEVVETTIEFIKKQKSES; the protein is encoded by the coding sequence ATGATACAGAAGCTCAAAAACACCATTTTAACACGCAAAAACGACAAAAACATACTGATTGATTACTTTTTTAAAAAGAACGATCAGCCGAAACCTGTGGTCATTTTTTGTCATGGTTATAAAGGTTTTAAAGATTGGGGCGCATGGAATTTGGTGGCAGAAGCCTTCGCGGCGGCGGATTGTTTCTTTGTGAAATTTAATTTTTCACACAACGGCGGCACAATGCAACAACCGATCGACTTTCCAGATTTGGAAGCGTTTGGCGAAAACAATTATAGTAAAGAATTGAACGATTTGCACTATGTGATCAATCACATAATAAGCGATACGTTTGTTCATTCTGCGGAAGCGAACACACAATACATATCCTTAATTGGACATTCACGCGGCGGCGGAATTGTAACAATCAAAGCTGCAGAAGAACCCAAAATTACCCAACTTATTTCTTGGGCTGGTGTATGTGATTACGCAACTCGATTCCCAAAAGGAAAAGCTTTGGAAGACTGGAAAAATTCAGGTGTTTTTTATGTCGTGAATGGCAGAACCAAACAAGAAATGCCACATTTCTATCAGTTTTTTGAAGATTTTCAATCAAATTCAACGCGTTTGAATATTGAAAGTGCCGCTAAAAATATTGAAATTCCACACCTACTCATTCACGGAACTACCGATACCGCAGTTCCTGTGGAAGAAGCAAAAAAAATCCAGCAATGGAATCCAAAAAGTAAGTTGCAGCTTATTGAAAATGCTGATCATGTATTTGGCGCACGACATCCGTGGAAAGAAACCAAACTGCCAAAAGATTTACAAGAAGTGGTTGAAACGACGATTGAGTTCATTAAAAAGCAAAAAAGCGAGTCCTAA